The Balearica regulorum gibbericeps isolate bBalReg1 chromosome 5, bBalReg1.pri, whole genome shotgun sequence genomic interval ttttttggtgtgtgccAGGAGCAATTGTTTAAACTTAAGTATGAACTGAAACAACAGTTTAGGAAAGACTAACATAAATAATAGATTAAGGAAATTTTTGTATGCATTAAAACATGGTTAATAGTAGTAAAGAgtatttttgattaaaaaaaaccaacaagacAATCCAAACTACATTGGTACGTAATATTGTTACAATCATTGAAGAAACTGTGaaagaaacagctgaagaaTATCAGAGGACTCCTGTACTCactcaaacacatttttttattaagcacAAACCCCCTTTATTTAAATCTATAAACCCAACAATTCCCAGTCCCAACATTTAGTTTACTATCGCTCCCTATTATCAGGAAAGCTAACCTCAAATAACTCTGACAACATCTCtaaacacagggaaaaagaacACACAGATCTTCCCAGGTTTTTAAGTGTACGTATAAGTATGCAAGCATGGAACTGCCACAGCAAAGAAAGTCTCGGAGCAAATATCACCCCAGAATTCAGCCGTAGAACCAGTGCGGGTAGTCTGCCttaatgcagaaaacatttacTGCGTCGATAAGGGTGCACCCAACATCAGAGCGTGACCTGTGCGTGCACAAGCGTGCGTAGATCTGCAGACCCACACACAGCTTAACtgccatttctgaaaatggtaATAAAcgttaaaaataaacccaaccaTACCAATATGGGGAAGAAAGCTATTCTGCTCTCTACTACATTCCTTTTGCTGACGTGACTGGCCTCAGGGATGTAACAAACTACTCTGGTAACTGAAGAGGAGGTTCATTCTGAAAATCGGTTACAGACAGATGGGCACTTACCTGTTTCTGCACAGACAGGGACATCTGCTCAGTAGGAGACAGTAAAGTCATGACTACATCAAGATCAAGAACATGACATTGCTAAGAATTACCTCTTCACTCTTCTCTGATTAAGTCTGTTTTAATTCCAAGAACTTTTGAGTTCTTGGGAAGcgtatttttcatatattagGTTAAATTTTATGATTTGATTGTCCGGAATAACAGTAGATCAGGGAAAattatgtaaaatgaaaatacctgAAAGGATAAAGTAGCAGCATATAAACTTTCATTAACCACTTTTATTAACCAAATGCTCGATCAACAGAATTAGAAGAATAAGATTTTATAGCTATTTGCGCTGGTACAAACAAAGACTGTAACATTGAAGATTACTCATGAaatcaaaaagcattttgaattcAGTGCTAGTtcttgttcaaaaaaaaaaaatctactcaaGAGTTCTTATGAAGGAAAGCATTAACTGCAGTCCTGCAATGCACAGCTCTTCAAAGATTGTCTTAATCCCGACCCAGAGCGAAAACAAACATGCGTGGACATCACACCACTCAAGTGCCACAACGACTTTACTATCACTTACCTTTCCAGACATGCAAACAGTCCAGCTTTTCCTCCTACGGCACAAAGAACTTTAGGAGCACAGCGAGGTCGTGTCATCAACATGGTCTGGTGGGAAAGTCTGTGTTCAGGCATGAAGTGGTATTTTAGGGCCTCATTCAGCAGATGTTTACAAGTATGGTCATCACGAATGAGATGGTTTGCTTCATACAACCTCGTCAGAAACTTAACGCTCAGCAGTGGCAACCGAACGCAATGGAGCAGCTGGGCTAAGTACTTCTGTCGCTCCTGCACATCGTATTTGATCCAGGACTCTAGTGCATAAAAAACGGTTTCTTCTGTCACGACATTCAAGCAGTCATTGGAAACAATTTCATCCAATTCAGAATGCGTAAGCTCAAAAAATTCTTCTGTCTGACAAACATCTTCAAAGTTTTGACAAATGTACTTGTTAGCAGCCAAGTAGAGGTCATGGCAGCCATAGGTCTCTGCAAAACGAGAAATCCCGATGCAGTTGCCAGGATCAAGCTGGCTTTCAAGAAACGCGCAACACTCCTTCACTACCAGTTTGATCTGGAGAAGATTCGCAGCTGGAAGAAGCGACTCTACAGTGTCTTGTGAGATAAACACAGTTCCCGTGTAGGCATACTCCACGATGGCCTGCAGGGCTGCCTCGTCAATGCACTGGAACTCCACCTCCGAGTTCTCCTTCTCGGAGAGGTTCCCAGTGAACATGGCTTTGAAGTACGGACTGATGCTGGCAAGCACCACTTTGTGGGCATGGATCTTGACATCGCCGACTCTAAGGATAATGTCACAGAGCTCGTGATGTTGGCGAAGGAGGTTCAAGCCTTGCAGAAGCTGTTCAGAATGCAAGTGGGTTACGTTGGCAAGCATGTAGGTTGGAGACGACTGGTCCATCTGTgacaaacagaatttttaacgCATTACTCAGGGCTTCATTTCAATAGCTTCGTTACTCATGTTACTTAGGCACGCCATACATAAcgtttaaaaaatatttttccacttttgcttttatcttaaTTAGGTTTATTACTTTCCAATTTACTTTTCCAATCCTTATGCGCTATGCTTTTTCATGCAAGTTAAATCCAGGGCAATCAAATGTTTATTAATAGCGTACACTACATTAAtctttgacttaaaaaaaacccaaccaccaccacttttttttttgttctggagtAAAATGCACATTATCTGAAGCATTGAATACATAACAAGATTCTACATCAGGTATTTGAAAGAACTGAAGagtgactgaaataaaaataaacagagataAATAAAGGTGAGCCAGGGAGCGAGTCCCAGGTGGAGCACCCTGGTGTCTATCACCATTTCCATGTCCTCACAGCACCGGCAGCTACCCACACTCCCTAACATCACTAGtaagagcagagagaaggatCCTCGCTCCTACCTACAGCtccacaaaacccccaaacacttCTTCCAAAAAGTTTTAGTTTGCATCGTGACACTCGAAGGCACTCCGATACCTGCTCTAATTTCAGTAccattaaaattcaaatgatGCTGCCCACCACTACGTGTTGGAGAAGCAGTTCTGCAGTTCTTTATTCCAACTGAATTATTATACCAGTGAGAGGGTGGAGGGTATGGATGTGTCAGGATCCTGGACCACGAGGAAATATAACTATTGTTCTACAGAGAACACTGCAACCATCCAATATCTGAACTGAAAgctgatttaattttgatttgctAAACGACTACACAAACTTCAAGATCTCACTTCTTTTATCTTATTATTAAGAAGTTCATCATTTTTACAGCTTCTTAACTGACATCTAATTTACAGTGAGCCTACTTACAAAGTGCTTcatctgaaagaataaaattagttgccaacatttaaatacagaacatAAAAGCACTGACAGAGAAGTGAAGGCTTACAGCTAGGGATAGGAAACCTCCTTCCCATTAACAGGTAAGTAAGCTCATCCCTATTACAACCctatactgggaaaaaaaccccatatctagaaagtattttaagcaTATCTGCAAAAGGCAAGATTCCATACAACATTTTCCATATAACAACATCTTTGCAGCACAaattgggggaggggaggggttggggggctGTTCAGCacctaaaacatttttcttttccgtTTGTGTTTGCACTCAGTTCATAACTTTTTTGTCGTATATGCAGAAATCATAAAACATAAGGTAACACCAAATGGAAGGATAAAGGAATGGTTACAGTTCAGATGCAAAACCTGTAAAAACAGTTATAAATAACTACTGACAAGTTATTCCACAGAGGTAAAACTTTTTGTACCAACTCGGTAGAGATGCCTACTGCTGTATCTCACACGCCTCCTGCACGGCAATGCTCGCCCACACCACATATTTgcatggatttattttattgtagaGCAAGAAATCAGTAGCTGGAACACTAACCAGCCCCGAAGAGCAACGTACGCTAGTCCAACCATTCGTGCTCACAACACAAATCAGACGGTTGCCCCCAAGCTCTGGACTATCAGATCCTTTTCACAGCCTGTCGGTAAAACTTATCTTGAACAGCAAGGAAAGAGttattggaaataaaaaggcCAACCACAAATGTAGCTACCCAAGCTGCTTACTGAAGGTTTTTACTCTTGTAAAACCCGCGGTATGTGCCGATGCCCGGTAAGCGATGCAGAGcacagccttttctttctgtgaaaccAGCAGGAAGAGCTCCAGGCACGGTTCTGTTTCGAGGCAGCATTTAAGCGCTCGCCAGCTCCTTATTTACATCACAAATCGGCTGGAGCCGGTACGCGGCTCGGCTAGTTTTGTTACTCGCTGGAGAGCGGAAAACCTCAAGCGCACCCGCCCCGAGTGCCGGGCTAACTTTGGCCCTAAACACCAACCCCCACCTTCTGCCCGCCGAAAACGTGCGAGAAGGAACTCGCAAGCACCGCGCCTCTCGGTTAGGGCACGGTACGCTCTCCACGGCGCTGCGCTGGGCTCCAGCCCGCCCggctggcggggcgggggcgcgggcggaggcggggcgggggcgcgggcGGAGGCGGGGCGCCCTGCGGAGGAGCGCAGCGCTTAGAGCCCGGCGGTGCCTCTCCCCGCCTGCCGCCTCCTCCGCGGGCGGCCTGAGGGAACCGGCGGGACGGGGATCCGTAGCCCTGCGCGCCAGCCGCCGCCAGCCGCGGGACTGCCGGGACGGGGCGGACGCCCTTCCGCCACCGCTCCTGTTTATCAATACCTTCCGCGGGCggcaccccccccgccccacccccGGCACTTGAGGCCGCTCCCACCGCACAGCGCGGCGCCGCGGAAACGCCACCGACACCGAGGCGGCTCCGGCCGGGCCGGACAGAGTCGCTCGGCCGCGGGGACCCGCTCCGGTGGGGCAGGGCCGGGCTCACCTGAGGGCGGGGGTGGCGCAGGCCGCAGCGAGGCCCGGCCCGCGGTACCCGCAGCCTCGCTCGCCTCCGCTCGTACGGCAGCGCCCGGCAGCAACACGCGTCACTTCCgggcgccgccgccccgcgcccgctcCCAATCAGCGGCGGGGAAGCGCCGCGCACCCACAACCCCCCAGGCGCGGGCGGTACCACTCCGCACGCCACGGGGGAGGGCGGCGGTTCGGTTTCACCGGCGGGGCGGCGCTACCAGcgcccgctcccgccccgcGGTTGTTCGCTTCTGCACTGGCTCACCCGCGCTCCGCGGCGGAGGCGGGAGGGTTGCCGACGTGTGTGCCAGCCACAcgcaccacccccccccacacgcCGCGCTGTGGGCGGTGCCGCGCAGGCGCGCTGCAGGCCGGCCCCTGGCGACGGCGGTGTTGTGCCGCGCGGCGTTGCCGGGGCGGGGGTGGCTCCGTCCTGCGCCGCCCATGGCCGCGGCCCtcgcgctgccgccgcccgcccgcgccaTGGAGGAGCCGGCGGGTCCCGAgcgcggggcgcggggcggcggcggcggcggcggcggcggctgcggcgggggggggcggtggcggctCCCGCCGTGCCTCAGCCCCGAGCGCGGCGGCCGGGCGGTGGCTGAGGGTGAGGAGGATGCGGGTGCCGGTACCGCCGCCGCGGAGCTGCCGTGGGGGCCGCGGCCGGCGCTGCGCGGAGAGGCCCAGCGCGGGAGTCGCCGTGGGCCCGgccgcgccccccgcccgcccgccgccgccgccgcttcccTGCGCGCCCTCACGCCACCGCCCGCCGCTCGCCGCGGCCTAGGTGAGCTGTCCCGCAGCCTGGCCTGGCAGCTGGGCGGCCCCGGGCCCGCCGGGCAGCGGGAGGAGGAGCCCGGCGCCCAGCCCTTCTCGCCCGCCGGCCGGCAGCGGCTGCTGGAGGGCCGGCTGGGTGGCGAGGGCACGGCACCACCTCCCCCCGCCCAGCCCGGCAGCGCCGGCCTGAAGTTCGGGCTGTTGCCGCCGGAGCTGCACGCCCGCCTGCTGGACCAGGAGGACTACAAGAGCCGCACGCAGGCCGTGGAGGAGCTGAAGAGGGTGGTTGGAGGCGTCAGCCAGGCTGCGGTGGCCTCCACACCTGCCCCCAGCCTCCTGGGGCTCATCAGCTTCCTCTACACCCTCCTCGATGACTCCAACTTCAAGGTGGTGCTCGGGGCGTTGGAGGGGATCCATCTGCTGGCCCTGCGCCTGGGCGACCGGGTCCAGGCCTTCCTGGCGCCTctggtctctgctgctgctaaagTCCTGGGGGACAACAAGCTGGCCATCCGGCAGGAGTACAACCGCCTGTTCCTGCGGCTGATGAAGGCGGCGGGTCCTCAgcaggtgctggggctgctgctgcagcaggagcatctGCAGCACAAGAACTCCAAAGTCCGCGAAGAGGTGGTCAACATCTGCATCGTGGCCCTCCTCACTTACCCTGGTGAGGAGCTGGACTTGGCCAAGCTGGCGTTTGGGCTGGCCCCAGCACTGGTGGACAGCAAGCGCAGGGTCCGGCATGCTGCCATGGAAGCTTTTGCTGTGCTGGCGTCTTCCATGGGCCCCGGAAAAACCGCCCTTCTCTTCAAGGCGGTGGATGCCGTGGAACTGGAGGACAACGGGGATGGGGTGATGCATGCGGTGCAGGCCAGGCTGGCCAGGAAGACTTTGCCAAAGCTAGTAGACCAAGGGTTTGTAGAGTATGCCGTGCCCTTGCCATCATCTGGTCATAACAGGGGGTCCTGCATACCCCCCGGAGCAGATACAGACTGGTTGTTGATGGGCGGCAGGACTCAGAGTGCACACAGTTACTGTGGGTATCATGCAAGGGACGATGCTCTGCAAAACTCCAGCTCGCACAGTGCATGTGCTGACCAAGGGATAAGTCCAAGAAGAGTCCTGAGTGCgggcaaagggaaaaacaaactgCCTTGGGAAAATGAGCACGCTGGAGACAGGGAAGGTGGTTCAGGAGTCAAGATGCCTTTCACAAAGGGTGTGGAGCAGGTATGTACCCGTAGCTCACTGGGCTTGTTTATTCTAAGGTGTGTTCCAAACAGATTTGAAACTTCTCAAAGGCTTATTAAATGACAGATGTTTGCGAGGTATGGCTAATACCGTTGATATTTTATGTGCAGGGATCTCTGTAGGTACATCAGTCTGTGAAAGCAAATTTGAGAACTCCTTAATGTCAGATTTAACAGCAGGAACCAGAGAAAGTATCACTTCAAaaaaaggtttgggtttttttttttttttttggtaagttAGCTGGGCTACATGAGGCACTTCCAACATTTAACCCTAGTGAGCTGTCTCTGATGATGACAAGCTGAAACCCAGGCAATGAGTACAAAGTGGGGAAACTATTTCAGAGCTTCTGTTTGTGTATTTGTGTTTGAGAGCACCTGATGGGCTGCAAAGAGTTTCCTAAATGCAGAAGCTCTTTGGAGGAAAACTGACAAATTACTTCAGCTCAGGCTTAGAAGGCAGAGGTCTGGAGTGTGACTGAGGCAGCACTTTTTGGCAGCGTACTGACCTGTAATAAAACCTGGCAGTTGCCAAACGTCTGTGTGGCTCTTGTTCCTCAGTCTGATTTGACTAGGAAAAATATAGATCAGGCTGAAATAGCAATTCTGATTGACCCAAGTTTTGGTTTCATCACTTACTGACCGTGTTGGCAGCCGCCAAGGGAAGGCACCTTCGAGACGTCGTTCGGGTCCTTGTTACGTTGGCGGTGGTTCTGTTCTGTGACATCTGTTTTGGATGCCATCCGTGCGTTTAAGACCTGGAAGGTGTATCTGTGTGCGTGGGGTTTCTGatgtggtttgttgggttttttttaactggacaGGTTTAATTTATCACAACTTGATCTCCAGTGAGTGAGTTTAAGCAAGTGAATCTTTTTAGAAAATCGAAAGCTGTATAGAATGGACTTCCTCACTACCACGTTTATGTATTCAGAATCTAATTCTTAGTTGCTTAGTAACTTGTTCCTGTATTGGATGAGGTCATGAACAGTGCTACTTTGTGAAGGCCAGCCTTTCATAAAGTCtcttaataaaagaaatgtgagTTAACATTATTGTAGTGTAAAAACCTTATACTTGCATTTATCCTTGTGTGCAGGCAGGCGCGTGCCCTTTGTTGGTGTATGCATTACCTTTATTCAGACTCCTGAAGAGATCTCTATCTTTGAGCTAATGAATCAGGCGACTTAAGTTCCCCTGGGTTACCTACGAAGCAAATAGGGTTTGGACAACAAGTTATGTAGGAAACACCTCTAGAgcaagaatgtttttctttttgaaacagCTTGTCAGTATTAACTAATACAACTTGTAGAAATACTAGTTAATTGCCAGCACTCTCTAGGCAAATTGGGCTGAATTCTgtactgctgctgtttgctgctggctgggtttgtGTTTCTCTGGTGAGcgcaaacaaaaagcaagccCACACACAAACCAGAACCTGGCTGTTGCTTGGAACGGTGGAAGGTCCTCTGCCTGAGGCAGCCTGCTCTCGAGGTCATGGTTAGGTGCTGTGGaaatggttcttttttttccttaacctTTTCTGTACATGCGGTTGTATTTATCCCTGtaaactgggaggagtgccCAAAGTTTGCACccctggagggagggagagaaagcaattaattatggtttctgttttgttgcaTATGTAAAGTGCATTTAGAAGTGGTGTGAACTTAAATTTGACCTGGGGAGGTAGCTACTTATTCATAGCTTCAAGTTGGTGATAATGAGGTAGTGGGT includes:
- the KLHL28 gene encoding kelch-like protein 28 isoform X1, which produces MDQSSPTYMLANVTHLHSEQLLQGLNLLRQHHELCDIILRVGDVKIHAHKVVLASISPYFKAMFTGNLSEKENSEVEFQCIDEAALQAIVEYAYTGTVFISQDTVESLLPAANLLQIKLVVKECCAFLESQLDPGNCIGISRFAETYGCHDLYLAANKYICQNFEDVCQTEEFFELTHSELDEIVSNDCLNVVTEETVFYALESWIKYDVQERQKYLAQLLHCVRLPLLSVKFLTRLYEANHLIRDDHTCKHLLNEALKYHFMPEHRLSHQTMLMTRPRCAPKVLCAVGGKAGLFACLESVEMYFPQNDSWIGLAPLSIPRYEFGVCALDQKIYVVGGIATHVCQGISYRKHENSVECWDPDKNTWTSLERMFESRSTLGVVVLAGELYALGGYDGQSYLRTVEKYIPKVKEWQLVAPMNKTRSCFAAAVLDGMIYAIGGYGPAHMNSMERYDPSKNSWETVASMADKRINFGVGAMLGFIFVVGGHNGVSHLSSIERYDPHQNQWTVCRPMKEPRTGVGAAVIDNYLYVVGGHSGSSYLNTVQKYDPISDTWLDSAGMMYCRCNFGLTAL
- the KLHL28 gene encoding kelch-like protein 28 isoform X2; amino-acid sequence: MDQSSPTYMLANVTHLHSEQLLQGLNLLRQHHELCDIILRVGDVKIHAHKVVLASISPYFKAMFTGNLSEKENSEVEFQCIDEAALQAIVEYAYTGTVFISQDTVESLLPAANLLQIKLVVKECCAFLESQLDPGNCIGISRFAETYGCHDLYLAANKYICQNFEDVCQTEEFFELTHSELDEIVSNDCLNVVTEETVFYALESWIKYDVQERQKYLAQLLHCVRLPLLSVKFLTRLYEANHLIRDDHTCKHLLNEALKYHFMPEHRLSHQTMLMTRPRCAPKVLCAVGGKAGLFACLESVEMYFPQNDSWIGLAPLSIPRYEFGVCALDQKIYVVGGIATHVCQGISYRKHENSVECWDPDKNTWTSLERMFESRSTLGVVVLAGELYALGGYDGQSYLRTVEKYIPKVKEWQLVAPMNKTRSCFAAAVLDGMIYAIGGYGPAHMNRYSSLSFLTVSPTRNAFLSESLVGT